The genomic DNA aatgaaactaatatttttctttcaaagacCAAAGTATGATTGAGGTGAAAGTCAACAAAATGTACTAAATCGACCAAGTTGTTGTTAAATACAAGTCGTTGAAGTCATTGATCGCATTATCAAATAGCTATAGCTTTGACATTATATCAACTTGGCaggtttttacattttttaaagaaagattAGATCAGGTGCTTTGATTTATGATTAAATTGTTCGCCTTTTTTCCATAATGTAgaattaaatgtatatatttacgTTAGACCATTTCAGACGTGCTGGGACGAGTAACATGAAACGATTCTATAGGAAAGTTTTCCCAATCTTAAAGTCAATATATGTTTTCAGACAGTCTTTAGAAGTTTGTATGTTGACTTGAAAATGGAGGGTCATCGACAACTTTTATTGGTGTTGTTGAGCTTTGGCGCTTTTGCCCTTCTTATACATCTCGCCCAAGCTCAGTCTGACCAACAAGGTAGTTTTTCATATCATTTATTAAAAGTATTGTTAATAATTTGCTTCATGCTCACTTTTTGAGGTTAAACCATTGTGGAAGACTTGTAGTTTTTTAGTGTTCTTGATAGGCTGATCGATATCATAATTaactgtttttttaattgtatgcATAGACAGTTAGACACTAAAGAACTCACATAACGACTATAGTTATAAGAgatttggtttaagaaaattaagtgttctctctttttcaaaacttttgattGTCTTCcttatattcaaacaaaaaaaaggagcaTTATTTGCGCTAACGATACATTTTGTGACTTGTCAGGATTCATCAGTTTGGACTGCGGTTTACCCGCGGATTTGTCTCCTTACACCGACCCAGACACCGGATTAACGTTCTCATCCGATGTCGATTTCATTTCAAGCGGTTTACGTGGTGAAGCTGGGGATGATAACAGATATGACTATAGGCAGTATAAGGATTTGAGATATTTCCCCGATGGAATACGAAACTGCTACAACCTGAAAGTAGAGCAAGGCATCAACTATTTAATAAGGGCTGGATTCGGATATGGAAACTATGATGGTCTTGATGTATACCCCAAATTTGATTTACATGTTGGGCCTAACATGTGGATGGCGGTGGACTTAGAATTCTGGAATGATGGTGAGATCATTTACATGACAAAATCCAACTTATTGCAGATTTGTCTTGTCAGAACAGGACCAACAATACCAATGATATCAACCTTGGAACTACGTCCATTAAGAAATGATTCCTATATGACACAATTCGGTCCTTTGGACCTCATTTACCGGCGGGCCTATACTAGCAATTCTACGGCTGTGATACGGTATGTTAACTCAGCTTTGCCAAACAATTTAAATCAATCGAGTAAagatgttattttatttttttttttattttttggacaaaagaTGTTATATTCAGGCTTTAGGTTTCTTAGAGAAAACTATCTATTATTTTCTAGGATATCTTTTGAAATTACTATAAGAGAAACATGTCAGTTTGAGAAATATAGGGATAATGATGCGAGGtagtatataaatatgttattttattcattttacaatACCGTACCATTGACCTCATATGCTTCCACTCAGCAAACACTAACCCAAAGATTATTTCAGCTATCCGGATGATGTCTTTGATCGCAAATGGAATCGATATGATTTGTCTGAAACAGATGTAAACACAACACTCAGTGTGAGATCATCCAGTCCCTTTCAAGTACCAGAAGCTGTAAGTAGGTCTGGAGTTACTCCCAAAAATGCTACCACGCCATTGAGAATTCGANNNNNNNNNNNNNNNNNNNNNNNNNNNNNNNNNNNNNNNNNNNNNNNNNNNNNNNNNNNNNNNNNNNNNNNNNNNNNNNNNNNNNNNNNNNNNNNNNNNNNNNNNNNNNNNNNNNNNNNNNNNNNNNNNNNNNNNNNNNNNNNNNNNNNNNNNNNNNNNNNNNNNNNNNNNNNNNNNNNNNNNNNNNNNNNNNNNNNNNNNNNNNNNNNNNNNNNNNNNNNNNNNNNNNNNNNNNNNNNNNNNNNNNNNNNNNNNNNNNNNNNNNNNNNNNNNNNNNNNNNNNNNNNNNNNNNNNNNNNNNNNNNNNNNNNNNNNNNNNNNNNNNNNNNNNNNNNNNNNNNNNNNNNNNNNNNNNNNNNNNNNNNNNNNNNNNNNNNNNNNNNNNNNNNNNNNNNNNNNNNNNNNNNNNNNNNNNNNNNNNNNNNNNNNNNNNNNNNNNNNNNNNNNNNNNNNNNNNNNNNNNNNNNNNNNNNNNNNNNNNNNNNNNNNNNNNNNNNNNNNNNNNNNNNNNNNNNNNNNNNNNNNNNNNNNNNNNNNNNNNNNNNNNNNNNNNNNNNNNNNNNNNNNNNNNNNNNNNNNNNNNNNNNNNNNNNNNNNNNNNNNNNNNNNNNNNNNNNNNNNNNNNNNNNNNNNNNNNNNNNNNNNNNNNNNNNNNNNNNNNNNNNNNNNNNNNNNNNNNNNNNNNNNNNNNNNNNNNNNNNNNNNNNNNNNNNNNNNNNNNNNNNNNNNNNNNNNNNNNNNNNNNNNNNNNNNNNNNNNNNNNNNNNNNNNNNNNNNNNNNNNNNNNNNNNNNNNNNNNNNNNNNNNNNNNNNNNNNNNNNNNNNNNNNNNNNNNNNNNNNNNNNNNNNNNNNNNNNNNNNNNNNNNNNNNNNNNNNNNNNNNNNNNNNNNNNNNNNNNNNNNNNNNNNNNNNNNNNNNNNNNNNNNNNNNNNNNNNNNNNNNNNNNNNNNNNNNNNNNNNNNNNNNNNNNNNNNNNNNNNNNNNNNNNNNNNNNNNNNNNNNNNNNNNNNNNNNNNNNNNNNNNNNNNNNNNNNNNNNNNNNNNNNNNNNNNNNNNNNNNNNNNNNNNNNNNNNNNNNNNNNNNNNNNNNNNNNNNNNNNNNNNNNNNNNNNNNNNNNNNNNNNNNNNNNNNNNNNNNNNNNNNNNNNNNNNNNNNNNNNNNNNNNNNNNNNNNNNNNNNNNNNNNNNNNNNNNNNNNNNNNNNNNNNNNNNNNNNNNNNNNNNNNNNNNNNNNNNNNNNNNNNNNNNNNNNNNNNNNNNNNNNNNNNNNNNNNNNNNNNNNNNNNNNNNNNNNNNNNNNNNNNNNNNNNNNNNNNNNNNNNNNNNNNNNNNNNNNNNNNNNNNNNNNNNNNNNNNNNNNNNNNNNNNNNNNNNNNNNNNNNNNNNNNNNNNNNNNNNNNNNNNNNNNNNNNNNNNNNNNNNNNNNNNNNNNNNNNNNNNNNNNNNNNNNNNNNNNNNNNNNNNNNNNNNNNNNNNNNNNNNNNNNNNNNNNNNNNNNNNNNNNNNNNNNNNNNNNNNNNNNNNNNNNNNNNNNNNNNNNNNNNNNNNNNNNNNNNNNNNNNNNNNNNNNNNNNNNNNNNNNNNNNNNNNNNNNNNNNNNNNNNNNNNNNNNNNNNNNNNNNNNNNNNNNNNNNNNNNNNNNNNNNNNNNNNNNNNNNNNNNNNNNNNNNNNNNNNNNNNNNNNNNNNNNNNNNNNNNNNNNNNNNNNNNNNNNNNNNNNNNNNNNNNNNNNNNNNNNNNNNNNNNNNNNNNNNNNNNNNNNNNNNNNNNNNNNNNNNNNNNNNNNNNNNNNNNNNNNNNNNNNNNNNNNNNNNNNNNNNNNNNNNNNNNNNNNNNNNNNNNNNNNNNNNNNNNNNNNNNNNNNNNNNNNNNNNNNNNNNNNNNNNNNNNNNNNNNNNNNNNNNNNNNNNNNNNNNNNNNNNNNNNNNNNNNNNNNNNNNNNNNNNNNNNNNNNNNNNNNNNNNNNNNNNNNNNNNNNNNNNNNNNNNNNNNNNNNNNNNNNNNNNNNNNNNNNNNNNNNNNNNNNNNNNNNNNNNNNNNNNNNNNNNNNNNNNNNNNNNNNNNNNNNNNNNNNNNNNNNNNNNNNNNNNNNNNNNNNNNNNNNNNNNNNNNNNNNNNNNNNNNNNNNNNNNNNNNNNNNNNNNNNNNNNNNNNNNNNNNNNNNNNNNNNNNNNNNNNNNNNNNNNNNNNNNNNNNNNNNNNNNNNNNNNNNNNNNNNNNNNNNNNNNNNNNNNNNNNNNNNNNNNNNNNNNNNNNNNNNNNNNNNNNNNNNNNNNNNNNNNNNNNNNNNNNNNNNNNNNNNNNNNNNNNNNNNNNNNNNNNNNNNNNNNNNNNNNNNNNNNNNNNNNNNNNNNNNNNNNNNNNNNNNNNNNNNNNNNNNNNNNNNNNNNNNNNNNNNNNNNNNNNNNNNNNNNNNNNNNNNNNNNNNNNNNNNNNNNNNNNNNNNNNNNNNNNNNNNNNNNNNNNNNNNNNNNNNNNNNNNNNNNNNNNNNNNNNNNNNNNNNNNNNNNNNNNNNNNNNNNNNNNNNNNNNNNNNNNNNNNNNNNNNNNNNNNNNNNNNNNNNNNNNNNNNNNNNNNNNNNNNNNNNNNNNNNNNNNNNNNNNNNNNNNNNNNNNNNNNNNNNNNNNNNNNNNNNNNNNNNNNNNNNNNNNNNNNNNNNNNNNNNNNNNNNNNNNNNNNNNNNNNNNNNNNNNNNNNNNNNNNNNNNNNNNNNNNNNNNNNNNNNNNNNNNNNNNNNNNNNNNNNNNNNNNNNNNNNNNNNNNNNNNNNNNNNNNNNNNNNNNNNNNNNNNNNNNNNNNNNNNNNNNNNNNNNNNNNNNNNNNNNNNNNNNNNNNNNNNNNNNNNNNNNNNNNNNNNNNNNNNNNNNNNNNNNNNNNNNNNNNNNNNNNNNNNNNNNNNNNNNNNNNNNNNNNNNNNNNNNNNNNNNNNNNNNNNNNNNNNNNNNNNNNNNNNNNNNNNNNNNNNNNNNNNNNNNNNNNNNNNNNNNNNNNNNNNNNNNNNNNNNNNNNNNNNNNNNNNNNNNNNNNNNNNNNNNNNNNNNNNNNNNNNNNNNNNNNNNNNNNNNNNNNNNNNNNNNNNNNNNNNNNNNNNNNNNNNNNNNNNNNNNNNNNNNNNNNNNNNNNNNNNNNNNNNNNNNNNNNNNNNNNNNNNNNNNNNNNNNNNNNNNNNNNNNNNNNNNNNNNNNNNNNNNNNNNNNNNNNNNNNNNNNNNNNNNNNNNNNNNNNNNNNNNNNNNNNNNNNNNNNNNNNNNNNNNNNNNNNNNNNNNNNNNNNNNNNNNNNNNNNNNNNNNNNNNNNNNNNNNNNNNNNNNNNNNNNNNNNNNNNNNNNNNNNNNNNNNNNNNNNNNNNNNNNNNNNNNNNNNNNNNNNNNNNNNNNNNNNNNNNNNNNNNNNNNNNNNNNNNNNNNNNNNNNNNNNNNNNNNNNNNNNNNNNNNNNNNNNNNNNNNNNNNNNNNNNNNNNNNNNNNNNNNNNNNNNNNNNNNNNNNNNNNNNNNNNNNNNNNNNNNNNNNNNNNNNNNNNNNNNNNNNNNNNNNNNNNNNNNNNNNNNNNNNNNNNNNNNNNNNNNNNNNNNNNNNNNNNNNNNNNNNNNNNNNNNNNNNNNNNNNNNNNNNNNNNNNNNNNNNNNNNNNNNNNNNNNNNNNNNNNNNNNNNNNNNNNNNNNNNNNNNNNNNNNNNNNNNNNNNNNNNNNNNNNNNNNNNNNNNNNNNNNNNNNNNNNNNNNNNNNNNNNNNNNNNNNNNNNNNNNNNNNNNNNNNNNNNNNNNNNNNNNNNNNNNNNNNNNNNNNNNNNNNNNNNNNNNNNNNNNNNNNNNNNNNNNNNNNNNNNNNNNNNNNNNNNNNNNNNNNNNNNNNNNNNNNNNNNNNNNNNNNNNNNNNNNNNNNNNNNNNNNNNNNNNNNNNNNNNNNNNNNNNNNNNNNNNNNNNNNNNNNNNNNNNNNNNNNNNNNNNNNNNNNNNNNNNNNNNNNNNNNNNNNNNNNNNNNNNNNNNNNNNNNNNNNNNNNNNNNNNNNNNNNNNNNNNNNNNNNNNNNNNNNNNNNNNNNNNNNNNNNNNNNNNNNNNNNNNNNNNNNNNNNNNNNNNNNNNNNNNNNNNNNNNNNNNNNNNNNNNNNNNNNNNNNNNNNNNNNNNNNNNNNNNNNNNNNNNNNNNNNNNNNNNNNNNNNNNNNNNNNNNNNNNNNNNNNNNNNNNNNNNNNNNNNNNNNNNNNNNNNNNNNNNNNNNNNNNNNNNNNNNNNNNNNNNNNNNNNNNNNNNNNNNNNGACTGAATCATTAAGAATGGCATCCGACACAGCAACCATGGCTTTACCATCAACCATCGAAAgctcaaaatcaaattttgacaGAGATGGCCTACTACTGACAACATTGGCATACGACTTTGGGGACGAAACTTCCTTCTGAGAATTTGAAGCAGGATCCGAGGCCACACCAGAACCCTCCCCCATCATGAGAACCACAGGCAGCTG from Camelina sativa cultivar DH55 chromosome 7, Cs, whole genome shotgun sequence includes the following:
- the LOC104704409 gene encoding probable LRR receptor-like serine/threonine-protein kinase At2g28960; protein product: MEGHRQLLLVLLSFGAFALLIHLAQAQSDQQGFISLDCGLPADLSPYTDPDTGLTFSSDVDFISSGLRGEAGDDNRYDYRQYKDLRYFPDGIRNCYNLKVEQGINYLIRAGFGYGNYDDLSCQNRTNNTNDINLGTTSIKK